Proteins from one Nakamurella multipartita DSM 44233 genomic window:
- a CDS encoding dodecin has protein sequence MSSNVYGVTEIVGTSTNGIEDAIDNGIARASTTLRGLNWFEVTEVRGHIADGQVAHYQVGMKVGFRMDA, from the coding sequence GTGAGCTCGAATGTGTACGGCGTGACGGAGATCGTCGGAACCTCGACCAACGGGATCGAGGACGCCATCGACAACGGCATCGCCCGCGCGTCGACGACGCTGCGGGGGCTCAACTGGTTCGAGGTGACCGAGGTCCGCGGCCACATCGCCGACGGGCAGGTGGCGCACTACCAGGTCGGCATGAAGGTCGGCTTCCGGATGGACGCCTGA
- a CDS encoding VOC family protein has translation MTMTLAMVTTDSTDPGPLAAWWAEQLGGTIVADNDGFYYMVQVPAGPMLAFQQVEATSPGKNRLHLDLVSADRPAQVEQLVAAGASKIADRDGGGFWWTTLADPQGNEFCVADSGADGTGH, from the coding sequence ATGACGATGACCCTGGCTATGGTGACCACCGATTCCACCGACCCCGGGCCGCTGGCGGCCTGGTGGGCCGAGCAGCTCGGCGGCACGATCGTGGCGGACAATGACGGCTTCTACTACATGGTGCAGGTGCCGGCCGGGCCGATGCTGGCCTTCCAGCAGGTCGAGGCGACCAGCCCCGGCAAGAACCGGCTGCACCTGGATCTGGTCTCCGCCGACCGGCCGGCCCAGGTCGAGCAGTTGGTGGCGGCCGGGGCCAGCAAGATCGCCGACCGCGACGGCGGCGGGTTCTGGTGGACGACCCTGGCCGATCCACAGGGCAACGAGTTCTGTGTGGCCGACAGCGGTGCCGACGGAACCGGCCACTAA
- a CDS encoding tyrosine-protein phosphatase encodes MIPTHADVVSGTWNFRDIGGTPTPDGPVRHGLVYRCAVLSGLDPAGQEALVKLGVTDVFDLRGELEIEREGRDRVPASISVSVTPFHPEDGTMPVHAAAADHADAATPLERSRRYYAAIPVFGPAQRSVATILRAVADTDGSVLVHCAAGKDRTGWTIATLLSILGADRDSIMAEYLLSNAAIGSLRDWLRVKYGDDFDSDDALLGVDPSFLHAGWSSVERNFGSFDGYLAAIGVGPDVQEAIRARLLDR; translated from the coding sequence GTGATTCCGACCCACGCCGACGTCGTGTCCGGCACCTGGAACTTCCGTGACATCGGCGGCACGCCGACGCCGGACGGACCGGTCCGCCACGGCCTGGTGTACCGCTGCGCGGTGCTGTCGGGGCTGGACCCGGCCGGGCAGGAGGCGCTGGTCAAGCTGGGCGTCACCGACGTGTTCGACCTGCGCGGCGAGCTGGAGATCGAGCGGGAAGGGCGCGACCGGGTGCCCGCGTCCATCTCGGTCTCGGTGACCCCGTTCCACCCCGAGGACGGCACCATGCCGGTGCACGCGGCGGCCGCCGACCACGCCGACGCGGCCACCCCGCTGGAGCGCAGCCGTCGCTACTACGCGGCGATCCCGGTCTTCGGACCGGCTCAGCGCTCGGTGGCCACCATCCTGCGGGCGGTGGCCGACACCGACGGCAGCGTGCTGGTGCACTGTGCGGCCGGCAAGGACCGCACCGGCTGGACCATCGCCACCCTGCTGAGCATCCTGGGCGCCGACCGGGACTCGATCATGGCCGAGTACCTGCTCAGTAACGCCGCCATCGGCAGCCTGCGGGACTGGCTGCGGGTCAAGTACGGCGACGACTTCGACAGCGACGACGCGTTGCTCGGGGTCGACCCCAGCTTCCTGCACGCCGGATGGTCGTCGGTGGAGCGCAACTTCGGTTCCTTCGACGGCTACCTGGCGGCGATCGGCGTGGGCCCGGACGTCCAGGAGGCGATCCGGGCCCGCCTGCTCGATCGTTAG
- a CDS encoding ABC transporter permease produces MATTGTTTASTTTSTTTRTPAGDHRQAVPAKRTSLGRVLSTEWIKTRSLRSTWFTLAALAVVIVGFGVLAAMAAGGDITTPTGGPPAVAGRGGPMNTVLAGANVAVLLVAVYGSVVGAREFASGMIRTTFAAVPRRLPVLWSKLLTFVAVVLPVTLVGLIAVFFAGMAVLDRAGAATLTWSDDGVVRTLFGHAYYLVGLGVIGLALGVMLRGTAAAIGTTIGAVLFLPALATALLPSDWSAVLKYLPSNAGNAFSALTTTGDVLTPWQGFAVFTGWVVLAVVGAVVTLVRRDA; encoded by the coding sequence ATGGCAACCACCGGGACCACCACTGCGTCGACCACGACGTCCACCACCACCCGCACGCCTGCCGGGGATCACCGGCAGGCGGTCCCGGCGAAGCGGACGAGCCTGGGGCGGGTGCTGTCCACCGAGTGGATCAAGACCCGCTCGCTGCGCTCGACCTGGTTCACCCTGGCCGCCCTGGCGGTGGTCATCGTCGGGTTCGGGGTGTTGGCCGCGATGGCCGCCGGCGGCGACATCACCACACCCACCGGCGGCCCGCCCGCGGTGGCCGGCCGTGGCGGCCCGATGAACACCGTCCTGGCCGGGGCCAATGTCGCGGTGCTGCTGGTGGCCGTCTACGGCTCGGTGGTCGGCGCCCGTGAGTTCGCCTCCGGAATGATCCGCACCACCTTCGCCGCCGTCCCGCGCCGGCTGCCGGTGCTGTGGAGCAAGCTGCTGACGTTCGTCGCGGTCGTGCTGCCGGTGACGCTCGTCGGCCTGATCGCGGTGTTCTTCGCCGGGATGGCCGTCCTGGACCGGGCCGGCGCCGCGACCTTGACGTGGTCGGACGACGGGGTGGTGCGCACCCTCTTCGGGCACGCCTACTACCTGGTCGGGCTGGGCGTCATCGGTCTGGCGCTGGGCGTGATGCTGCGCGGCACGGCCGCCGCGATCGGCACCACCATCGGCGCGGTGCTGTTCCTGCCGGCGCTGGCCACCGCCCTGCTGCCGTCGGACTGGAGCGCGGTGCTCAAATACCTGCCGTCGAACGCCGGCAACGCGTTCAGCGCGTTGACCACCACCGGTGACGTGCTGACTCCGTGGCAGGGCTTCGCGGTCTTCACTGGCTGGGTGGTGCTGGCCGTGGTCGGGGCGGTCGTGACGCTGGTTCGCCGGGACGCCTGA
- a CDS encoding ATP-binding cassette domain-containing protein, with protein MIEVHELTKKYGSGDKTVTAVDHVSFTVRPGVVTGFLGPNGAGKSTTMRSILGLDKPTSGTATVNGHLFRDAPAPLSELGALLEAKAIDKGRSARNHLLALAATIGVGGRRVDEVLDLVGLTDVARKRAGGFSLGMGQRLGIAGSLLGDPQTIMLDEPVNGLDPDGILWIRNLLKELAAQGRTVFVSSHLMSEMQLTAEHLIVIGQGRIMVDLPMADFIRQSSQHRVRVVTPDATRLRDLLAGPEVAITSDDPQRLEIEGASARDVGILAAANGVVLYELVDVVPSLEEAFMELTRDTVSYHGSVAQPERRAA; from the coding sequence ATGATCGAAGTACATGAGCTGACCAAGAAGTACGGGTCGGGGGACAAGACGGTCACGGCCGTCGACCACGTCTCCTTCACCGTCCGGCCCGGTGTGGTGACCGGGTTCCTGGGCCCGAACGGGGCGGGCAAGTCGACCACCATGCGGTCGATCCTCGGTCTGGACAAGCCGACGTCCGGGACGGCCACCGTCAACGGGCACCTGTTCCGCGACGCCCCGGCCCCGCTGTCCGAGCTGGGTGCGTTGCTCGAGGCCAAGGCGATCGACAAGGGTCGGTCCGCCCGCAACCACCTGCTCGCCCTCGCCGCCACGATCGGGGTCGGCGGGCGCCGGGTCGACGAGGTGCTCGACCTGGTCGGGCTCACCGACGTGGCCCGCAAACGGGCCGGCGGGTTCTCCCTCGGCATGGGCCAGCGGCTCGGCATCGCCGGCTCGCTGCTCGGCGACCCGCAGACGATCATGCTCGACGAGCCGGTGAACGGCCTCGACCCGGACGGCATCCTGTGGATCCGCAACCTGCTCAAGGAGCTCGCGGCGCAGGGCCGGACCGTTTTCGTGTCGTCCCACCTGATGAGCGAGATGCAGCTCACCGCGGAGCATCTCATCGTGATCGGGCAGGGCCGGATCATGGTCGACCTGCCGATGGCCGACTTCATCAGGCAGTCCTCGCAGCACCGGGTGCGGGTCGTCACACCGGACGCGACCCGGTTGCGGGACCTGCTCGCCGGGCCCGAGGTGGCCATCACCTCCGACGACCCGCAGCGGCTGGAGATCGAGGGCGCGTCCGCGCGTGACGTCGGCATTCTGGCCGCCGCGAACGGGGTCGTCCTGTACGAGCTCGTCGACGTCGTCCCCTCCCTGGAGGAGGCGTTCATGGAACTGACCCGCGACACCGTCAGCTACCACGGTTCGGTCGCCCAACCCGAGAGGAGGGCCGCCTGA
- a CDS encoding response regulator yields the protein MTVRVLLADDQALIRGGFAALIDSADDLAVAGEAIDGADAVRQARALRPDVVLMDVRMPGLDGVAACAQITGDPALAQVKVLVLTTFEQDDYILAALQAGASGFLGKGASPTQLLDAIRVIARGESLLSPRATRVVIERALAAPGAATPDEAAGPDLSVLTEREREIVGLVAQGLSNDEIAARLYLSPLTAKTHVNRAMTKLGARDRAQLVVLAYRAGLVRPR from the coding sequence GTGACCGTCCGGGTCCTGTTGGCCGACGACCAGGCGTTGATCCGGGGCGGGTTCGCCGCGCTGATCGACAGTGCCGACGACCTGGCCGTCGCCGGGGAGGCCATCGACGGCGCGGACGCGGTCCGGCAGGCCCGCGCCCTGCGGCCCGACGTCGTGCTGATGGACGTGCGGATGCCCGGCCTGGACGGGGTCGCCGCGTGCGCGCAGATCACCGGGGACCCGGCGCTGGCGCAGGTCAAGGTGTTGGTGCTGACCACGTTCGAGCAGGACGACTACATCCTGGCCGCGCTGCAGGCCGGGGCCAGCGGCTTCCTGGGCAAGGGCGCCTCGCCGACCCAGCTGCTCGACGCGATCCGGGTGATCGCCCGCGGCGAGTCGCTACTGTCCCCGCGGGCGACCCGGGTGGTGATCGAGCGGGCGCTGGCCGCACCGGGGGCGGCCACGCCGGACGAGGCCGCCGGCCCGGACCTGTCCGTGCTGACCGAGCGGGAGCGGGAGATCGTCGGACTGGTCGCGCAGGGCCTGTCCAACGACGAGATCGCCGCCCGGCTCTACCTGTCGCCGCTGACCGCCAAGACCCACGTCAACCGGGCGATGACCAAGCTCGGCGCCCGAGACCGCGCCCAGCTCGTCGTCCTGGCCTACCGCGCCGGCCTGGTCCGGCCCCGCTGA
- a CDS encoding sensor histidine kinase: protein MTWWPRAGSWLRAHPTLLDGLLALLVMGPAFAGRVNVLPGTPITPTAVSQVLVVVACLALTVRRRWPVPVWLVTLTAGVAVILLQQGPSPALLPLLVALYTVATRWPVARALLAAAGSAGLLLLAQGFATADRWDRPTTYVVATWCVLSAVVGISVRQQRLALAQARERARVAEESREEEAQRRVTEERLRIARELHDVVAHQIAVINVQSGVAEHLLPVNPERAAEALRHVREASSQVLTEMGTLLGVLRGADSDEADREPARGLAELDQLVASLRRTGLQIVFRQEGTPVPLGPLVDVTAYRIVEEALTNAHKHGAGTARLLFAFRPPGLVVEVDNPVEPGLSRAAGSGRGLAGMYERVAAIGGGLRAGPAGRDRFTVRAELPAAGRPAVTGPAVEAVPS from the coding sequence ATGACGTGGTGGCCGAGGGCAGGCAGCTGGCTGCGCGCCCACCCCACCCTGCTGGACGGGTTGCTGGCGCTGCTGGTCATGGGGCCGGCCTTCGCCGGCCGGGTGAACGTGCTCCCCGGAACGCCGATCACCCCGACCGCGGTGTCCCAGGTGCTGGTGGTCGTCGCCTGCCTGGCCCTGACGGTCCGCCGGCGCTGGCCGGTGCCGGTCTGGCTGGTCACCCTGACGGCGGGTGTCGCGGTGATCCTGCTGCAGCAGGGCCCGTCGCCGGCCCTGCTGCCGCTGCTCGTCGCCCTGTACACGGTGGCGACCCGCTGGCCGGTGGCGCGGGCGCTGCTGGCGGCCGCGGGGTCGGCCGGACTGCTGCTGCTCGCCCAGGGTTTCGCCACGGCCGACCGCTGGGATCGGCCGACGACCTACGTCGTTGCGACCTGGTGCGTCCTGTCGGCCGTGGTCGGTATCTCAGTGCGGCAACAGCGACTGGCCCTGGCCCAGGCGCGCGAGCGGGCCCGGGTGGCCGAGGAGTCCCGTGAGGAGGAGGCGCAGCGCCGGGTGACCGAGGAACGGCTGCGGATCGCCCGCGAGCTGCACGACGTGGTGGCCCACCAGATCGCGGTGATCAACGTGCAGTCCGGGGTCGCCGAACACCTGCTGCCGGTGAATCCCGAGCGGGCCGCGGAGGCCCTGCGGCACGTCCGGGAGGCCAGCTCCCAGGTGCTGACCGAGATGGGCACGCTGCTGGGCGTGCTCCGCGGTGCCGATTCCGACGAGGCGGATCGGGAGCCAGCGCGCGGGCTGGCCGAGCTGGATCAGCTGGTGGCGTCGCTGCGCCGCACCGGACTGCAGATCGTCTTCCGGCAGGAGGGAACGCCCGTTCCGCTGGGCCCGTTGGTCGACGTCACCGCGTACCGGATCGTCGAGGAGGCACTGACCAACGCCCACAAGCACGGGGCCGGCACTGCGCGCCTGCTGTTTGCCTTCCGGCCGCCCGGGCTGGTCGTCGAGGTGGACAACCCGGTCGAGCCCGGCCTTTCCCGGGCCGCCGGTTCCGGGCGGGGGCTGGCTGGCATGTACGAGCGGGTCGCCGCCATCGGCGGCGGCCTCCGGGCCGGGCCGGCCGGCCGCGACCGGTTCACCGTCCGCGCGGAGCTGCCCGCCGCGGGCCGGCCGGCCGTCACCGGGCCGGCGGTCGAGGCGGTGCCGTCGTGA
- a CDS encoding adenine phosphoribosyltransferase: MPADSADPAALRAAGAALDRLVRIQPDFPQPGVLFRDLTPVLADGPALRAVAVALAGAAPEATLIAGLDSRGFLLGAAAAMVAGTGVLAIRKPGKLPGRILSEEYALEYGTARLDLHPDDVPPGARVLVIDDVLATGGTAAAATRLLRRAGAQVVGVAVAAELLALGGRAALPGLPVTALRSW; encoded by the coding sequence GTGCCCGCCGACTCCGCGGATCCGGCGGCGCTCCGCGCGGCCGGTGCCGCGCTGGATCGGCTGGTCCGGATCCAGCCCGACTTCCCGCAACCGGGGGTGCTGTTCCGGGACCTGACCCCGGTGCTGGCCGACGGGCCCGCGCTGCGGGCGGTCGCCGTCGCGCTGGCCGGCGCCGCCCCGGAGGCGACGCTGATCGCCGGCCTGGACTCTCGCGGGTTCCTGCTCGGCGCGGCCGCCGCGATGGTGGCCGGCACCGGCGTGCTGGCCATCCGCAAGCCCGGCAAGCTGCCCGGCCGGATCCTGTCCGAGGAGTACGCCCTCGAATACGGCACCGCCCGGCTCGACCTGCACCCGGACGACGTGCCGCCGGGCGCCCGGGTGCTGGTGATCGACGACGTGCTGGCCACCGGTGGCACCGCGGCCGCGGCCACCCGGCTGCTCCGCCGGGCCGGCGCGCAGGTGGTCGGGGTCGCCGTGGCCGCCGAGCTGCTCGCCCTGGGCGGCCGGGCCGCGTTGCCCGGCCTGCCGGTCACCGCGCTGCGGAGCTGGTGA
- the secF gene encoding protein translocase subunit SecF — translation MSVDDGLDTPAAVSAAATGDKLYGRQAGFLSRLSTGTGAFNILGRRKVYYIVSSALVVASILLIVFRGFHYGIDFAGGTTLTFQPVDSASVSNSQIAQTVTSATGVETESVQTVGNQIQVTSSSLSVDQVVAAKAAINQAYSPPGGVSDSAVSETWGSEISQRALLAVLVFLVAVAAFLWIRYEKRMAAGAVVSVLHDLIITAGIYSLVGFEVTPATVIGLLTILGFSLYDTVVVYDKVQENTKGLTSLNRRTYPEAANLAINQTLMRSINTSLIALLPVAGLLVAGVVILGSGTLKDLSLVMLIGMLIGAYSSVFVAVPFAVDLKLRDPAIKAHTARVLAKRKAEGLVVDADGDPIARTGGPARVAAAAASSPVATATASSTATSTATAVRPDAKPGAAPKPGVKPVRPTGKTGPRGKSGSGPKPSGKRSR, via the coding sequence ATGAGTGTCGACGACGGCCTGGACACGCCCGCCGCGGTCAGCGCGGCCGCGACCGGCGACAAGCTCTACGGCCGGCAGGCCGGGTTCCTGAGCCGGCTGTCCACCGGCACCGGCGCCTTCAACATCCTGGGCCGGCGCAAGGTCTACTACATCGTCTCCTCGGCGCTGGTGGTCGCCTCGATCCTGCTGATCGTGTTCCGCGGCTTCCACTACGGGATCGACTTCGCCGGCGGCACCACGCTGACCTTCCAGCCGGTCGACAGTGCGTCCGTGTCCAACTCGCAGATCGCGCAGACGGTCACCTCGGCCACCGGGGTGGAGACCGAGTCGGTGCAGACGGTCGGCAACCAGATCCAGGTGACCTCCTCGTCGCTGAGCGTGGACCAGGTGGTCGCGGCCAAGGCGGCGATCAACCAGGCCTACTCGCCGCCCGGCGGCGTGTCCGACTCGGCGGTGTCCGAGACCTGGGGATCGGAGATCTCCCAGCGGGCGCTGCTCGCGGTGCTGGTCTTCCTGGTCGCGGTGGCCGCGTTCCTGTGGATCCGGTACGAAAAACGGATGGCCGCCGGCGCGGTGGTCTCGGTGCTGCACGACCTGATCATCACGGCCGGCATCTACTCGCTGGTCGGGTTCGAGGTGACCCCGGCGACCGTGATCGGCCTGCTGACGATCCTGGGTTTCTCCCTCTACGACACCGTCGTGGTCTACGACAAGGTGCAGGAGAACACCAAGGGCCTGACCTCGCTCAACCGGCGCACCTACCCGGAAGCGGCGAACCTGGCGATCAACCAGACGCTGATGCGCTCGATCAACACCTCGCTGATCGCGCTGCTGCCGGTGGCCGGGCTGCTGGTCGCCGGCGTGGTCATCCTGGGCTCGGGCACCCTCAAGGACCTCTCGCTGGTCATGCTGATCGGCATGCTCATCGGCGCCTACTCGTCGGTGTTCGTCGCGGTGCCGTTCGCGGTGGACCTCAAGCTGCGCGATCCGGCGATCAAGGCCCACACCGCGCGGGTGCTGGCCAAGCGCAAGGCCGAGGGGTTGGTCGTGGACGCCGACGGCGACCCGATCGCCCGGACCGGAGGGCCGGCCCGTGTGGCCGCCGCGGCCGCGAGCTCGCCGGTCGCCACCGCGACAGCCAGCTCGACGGCCACCTCGACGGCCACCGCCGTCCGGCCGGATGCGAAGCCGGGGGCGGCGCCCAAGCCCGGGGTCAAGCCGGTGCGGCCCACCGGCAAGACCGGTCCGCGCGGCAAATCGGGCTCCGGGCCCAAGCCGTCCGGCAAGCGCAGCCGCTGA
- the secD gene encoding protein translocase subunit SecD, which produces MATPPGHLRPWRLIGTFVGIVIVLYGLVFLTPGSNTPKLGIDLQGGTRITLTARTVDGSDPTREQMQQARTIMEGRVNGSGVVGAQVQIDGANQLVVTVPGNEDLSGLTRTAQLNIRPVVADSSGNPIVMYPAGYTPPQASTATTPSTATPATSGTETGASGSSAPGSAQTTVPAIGDTPAPTSAVVPAIGDTATAAPSAAATTPAAETPAATSPAGLRGDDAALAAAQTDATDPAATPAASDTAAATATGTAAPTTAATTAATTAASTVTWPTGSNPENPTQPLGTDQAAFTAWQTSAQTVMPTISCADLEPYRGLDDPSKPLIACSDTGDAIYLLEPTIISGTQIETASSGQSTQGAGWVVNMTFKSDGYSTWSSYTAAHVGTLTAMTLDGQVISAPRIDGAITTPGTEISGSFSQASAASLANSLKFGALPLAFDRAESVNVSAELGYQYLIAGIIAGGIGLLLVVVYCLIYYRLLGLITILSLILSFGLVYPVLVLLGRWIGYSLDMAGVAGLIIAIGITADSFVIYFERIKDEVREGRTFRSAVPRGWSRAKRTILSADAVSFLSAFILYILAVGEVKGFAFTLGLSTVLDLVVVFLVTHPLVHLAAGSRLFQSPTWSGLGGVAKAGARQRAAAARLDAKEVSV; this is translated from the coding sequence GTGGCAACACCCCCCGGGCACTTGCGGCCCTGGAGATTGATCGGGACCTTTGTCGGCATCGTCATCGTGCTGTACGGGTTGGTGTTCCTGACTCCGGGAAGCAACACCCCCAAGCTCGGTATCGACCTGCAGGGCGGCACCCGCATCACCCTGACCGCACGCACGGTGGACGGCAGCGACCCAACCCGCGAACAGATGCAGCAGGCCCGCACGATCATGGAGGGCCGGGTCAACGGCTCCGGTGTGGTCGGCGCCCAGGTGCAGATCGACGGGGCCAACCAACTCGTCGTCACCGTTCCGGGCAACGAGGACCTGTCCGGCCTGACCCGGACCGCGCAACTGAACATCCGGCCGGTGGTCGCCGACAGCAGCGGCAACCCGATCGTGATGTACCCGGCCGGGTACACCCCGCCGCAGGCGAGCACGGCTACCACCCCCAGCACCGCCACCCCGGCCACCAGCGGCACCGAGACCGGCGCCTCCGGCTCGTCGGCCCCCGGTTCGGCCCAGACCACCGTCCCGGCCATCGGGGACACCCCGGCGCCGACGTCCGCGGTCGTGCCGGCCATCGGCGACACCGCCACCGCGGCCCCCAGCGCGGCCGCGACGACCCCCGCCGCCGAGACGCCGGCCGCGACGTCCCCGGCCGGGTTGCGCGGCGACGACGCGGCCCTGGCCGCCGCCCAAACCGACGCGACCGACCCGGCCGCGACGCCCGCGGCCAGCGATACGGCCGCCGCGACCGCCACCGGGACGGCGGCGCCCACCACTGCGGCCACGACAGCGGCCACGACCGCGGCGTCCACCGTCACCTGGCCGACCGGCAGCAACCCGGAGAACCCGACCCAGCCGCTGGGCACCGACCAGGCCGCATTCACCGCCTGGCAGACCTCCGCGCAGACGGTCATGCCGACCATCAGCTGCGCCGACCTGGAGCCCTACCGCGGCCTGGACGACCCGAGCAAGCCGCTGATCGCCTGCTCGGACACCGGCGACGCGATCTACCTGCTCGAACCGACCATCATCTCCGGCACCCAGATCGAGACCGCCAGCTCCGGGCAGAGCACCCAGGGCGCCGGCTGGGTGGTCAACATGACGTTCAAGTCCGACGGCTACTCGACCTGGTCGTCCTACACCGCCGCGCACGTCGGGACCCTGACCGCGATGACCCTGGACGGCCAGGTCATCTCCGCCCCCCGGATCGACGGCGCCATCACCACCCCCGGCACCGAGATCTCCGGCTCGTTCAGCCAGGCCTCGGCGGCGTCGCTGGCCAACTCGCTCAAGTTCGGCGCGCTGCCACTGGCCTTCGACCGGGCCGAGTCGGTCAACGTCAGCGCCGAGCTGGGCTACCAGTACCTGATCGCCGGCATCATCGCCGGCGGTATCGGCCTGCTGCTGGTGGTCGTCTACTGCCTGATCTACTACCGGCTGCTCGGCCTGATCACGATCCTGTCGCTGATCCTGTCCTTCGGCCTGGTCTACCCGGTGCTGGTGCTGCTGGGCCGGTGGATCGGCTACTCGCTGGACATGGCCGGCGTCGCCGGTCTGATCATCGCCATCGGCATCACCGCCGACTCGTTCGTCATCTACTTCGAACGCATCAAGGACGAGGTGCGCGAGGGCCGCACCTTCCGCTCGGCGGTGCCGCGCGGGTGGTCCCGGGCCAAACGGACCATCCTGTCGGCCGACGCGGTCTCGTTCCTGTCCGCGTTCATCCTGTACATCCTGGCCGTCGGTGAGGTCAAGGGCTTCGCCTTCACCCTGGGCCTGTCCACCGTGCTGGACCTGGTCGTGGTGTTCCTGGTGACCCACCCGCTGGTCCACCTGGCCGCCGGCTCCCGGCTGTTCCAGTCGCCGACCTGGTCGGGTCTGGGTGGCGTGGCCAAGGCCGGCGCCCGACAACGGGCGGCGGCCGCCCGGCTCGACGCCAAGGAGGTGTCGGTATGA
- the yajC gene encoding preprotein translocase subunit YajC, with protein sequence MESMLLPILMFAALGALMYFSMKKQKRQAAAVKEMQNQLVPGSRVMTTSGLHGTVTAVADDTIELEVAPGMRTTWVRAAVREVVVPGPVEESYEDSYTDESTEIVDADPDTGSTNGGINIRKSNDLN encoded by the coding sequence ATGGAAAGCATGCTGCTACCGATCCTGATGTTCGCCGCTCTCGGCGCCCTCATGTACTTCAGCATGAAGAAGCAGAAGCGCCAGGCCGCCGCGGTCAAGGAGATGCAGAACCAGTTGGTCCCCGGTTCCCGGGTGATGACCACCTCCGGCCTGCACGGCACGGTGACCGCCGTCGCCGACGACACCATCGAGCTCGAGGTGGCGCCGGGCATGCGGACCACCTGGGTGCGGGCCGCCGTGCGCGAGGTCGTCGTGCCCGGGCCGGTTGAGGAGAGCTACGAGGACTCCTACACCGACGAGTCGACCGAGATCGTGGACGCCGACCCGGACACGGGCAGCACCAACGGCGGGATCAACATCCGCAAGTCCAACGACCTGAACTAA
- a CDS encoding DUF1622 domain-containing protein, which yields MHFAEIMEQVARGFEVVGALVLVVGLIWCAVLSARVWRRAGGEHAYRTLRRSIGAVLLLGLEVLVAADLVHTVAVEPTLTNVGVLGLIVIIRTVLSFSLEIEIEGMPPWRRAAMTGAEHLAQAATFAARPPAPGEPRH from the coding sequence GTGCACTTCGCCGAGATCATGGAGCAGGTCGCCCGCGGGTTCGAGGTCGTCGGCGCCCTGGTGCTGGTCGTCGGCCTGATCTGGTGCGCCGTGCTGTCGGCTCGGGTGTGGCGGCGGGCCGGTGGCGAGCACGCCTACCGCACGCTGCGCCGCTCGATCGGGGCCGTGCTGCTGCTCGGGCTGGAGGTGCTGGTCGCCGCGGACCTGGTGCACACCGTCGCGGTCGAGCCCACCCTGACCAACGTCGGCGTGCTGGGCCTGATCGTGATCATCCGGACCGTGCTCAGCTTCTCCCTGGAGATCGAGATCGAGGGCATGCCGCCCTGGCGGCGGGCCGCGATGACCGGGGCCGAGCACCTCGCGCAGGCCGCGACGTTCGCCGCCCGGCCGCCGGCTCCGGGCGAGCCGCGCCACTGA